CACGTGATGCTTCTAATACCAGCATAACTGATGGTCTGGCTTTGAGCATTTATGAATGTCTTCATTTTTTGCAGGATGAGGGCCACACCGAGTGGGTGTCTTGTGTTCGCTTCTCCCCCAACAGCAGCAACCCCATCATTGTCTCCTGTGGCTGGGACAAGATGGTCAAGGTATGTTGGGTCTTTGAAaagcttaaataaaaaaactcaGTGGAAACTTAGTGTTATGCGCTTTGCTCGGTGATTTAAAAACTTTTCGCATGGCTTAACTGAACTCAGTGATGAGGATTGTTTATGAGAGCACAGCCCAGATAGCCTGACATGATGGTGTTTATACCAGTGAAGATCTGACATAGTACGCCCTTTGCTCCTAGGTGTGGAACCTGGCCAACTGCAAGCTGAAGACCAACCACATTGGTCACACTGGCTACCTGAACACAGTGACCGTGTCTCCTGATGGCTCCCTGTGTGCATCTGGTGGAAAGGTAAAGCGGAATttacagcttgtttttttttttctaactctgTAGAAGCACCAGATTAACTCAGGCTTGCAGGTTTCAGCAATGATGCAGTCTTTTACATGCATCTGTGTTAATATTGATGACACCAGAGGCTGTTACTGAGTTGGGACCTGCACCTTAAAAAGACGATTATTTTAGTGCTGAAGGCTTTCAAAAATTACTCTAGCTGTTGGCTTTTAAACATCACACAAAACTCTTGTAATTGAAACATGTCTTTTCTCTTCCACATTAGGATGGCCAGGCCATGCTGTGGGACCTGAATGAGGGCAAACACCTCTACACCCTGGACAGCGGTGATGTCATCAATGCCCTTTGTTTCAGCCCCAACCGTTACTGGCTTTGTGCCGCCACTGGCCCCAGCATTAAGATCTGGGTAAGACTTCGTACTGTTatcagagtgtgtgtttttaagttgtAAAGGGCAGTGATGTAACCTAACATGCCAGCTGTATCCTATGATGAAAACCAGAGGCTGTTTCTGAGCTCCAACCTTGTTGTTTTAATCATAAAGTTTGATGCTTCAGCCAGTCACCCTTTTATACCCGTTAGTGATTGCGCCACCTCTCGTCTCTTTCTCATGTAGGATCTGGAGGGCAAGATTATTGTGGATGAGCTGAGACAGGAAGTGATCAGCACAAACAGCAAGGCTGAACCCCCACAGTGTACTTCCCTGGCATGGTCTGCTGATggacaggtaaaaaaaaaaaaacattcagacgAGGTGGTTTTGGTGTTTAACCCCAGTGATTATTCCCATTCACTTAAAAATCTGATGTCCACTGGTGACAGTCCTGCAAATATGAGGGGCACTAAAAACAGCTATTTGAATATGATTGGCCTGAAAAATGGCAGAAATTGGTTGATAAGCATTAACTTTCTATCCTTTCTTTCCTTACAGACCCTGTTTGCTGGCTACACTGACAACCTGATCAGAGTGTGGCAGGTCACCATCGGAACTCGATAAGAAACCCTCGTTGAAGCAACTTTAAATAAAAGACTGTTTGGAAAGAATGTGTCCCGTTTTGCTCTGAACATTTTGTGATATTGGTGGCTCTGATGTGAGCTGGTTACAGGTTGAGCTTTACCACAGCATTTCATGAGATTAGCAGGGACAGATTTTCACTCCAGTGTCTAAAATGTGGAtcagaaaataaagtttaagaAATTAAGATAAATGTGAGGGATGACATGTTCACTCAAGTGCAGTATTTAAGTACATTATAGATCTGAGAGGTAAATCTTGTTTTTACTGTCTGATATCTTAATGGTTAGCCTTCAGATTGTATTTCATATGCACCCTGAGTGGTAAACTGGTTTAATGTATTTGAGGGGTAGGTGTAATGCTACTTATGGAGGCAAATTGAGAGAGACGTGGGTCTCAGAACAGCAATGCTACAAGTGCCATAAAATCTTAAGCTTTGATGTGATCTGTATTCAGAAAGGCTCAAACATCTGCAACAGCAAAATCTAACAGGCAGTAAAGGACATCTAATATCagtccagaaaaaaaatgctgaattttccgttatggcgtgataagggtgtaAATACTTTAGAACATATCCAAGATAGAAACCTTATTTCATTCCAAGaatttatatcaaaatatagaattggcaacggtagatttctggaatatcaaaaACTTAAGTCCATCTTatagggaagatttaaccttaaccaattgaatctagaaatgcctacatgggtaacagaatttcttaacctctgtaccccaaaattgttgtcaaaattatataaattattactaaaaactgatgattcagtttccctcccaattgcaaaatgggagtgtgatctttctgttaacctggatcaaaatttatgaacagaaatatgtttaaatctcttcaaaatgactaaaagaccccaagtacaacttacacaatataaaattctccatagaacacactatactggacaaaggatgttccaaatgggccttacacactcaaacactgtacaagcaattcagaggagaattatctacacgctctgtggtcttgcgtacctgttcagagattttggcagaggatacgtgaagacctatccacatggtttagctgtcgtgtcccaacttcccccaaactatgcatcttaggtgacgTCAGTGAATTAGTAATGGAGTCAAATATATCTCACAGTTCTtaccgccttgtgcatcgctaagaaaactatcctcatgaattggaagtcaaaaaataaactatacagaaatttattagtagatcatgttagtttagagagaatgtctgcttcttctaaagaccaattggaggaatttgactctctttggttcccactgatcagctccattacttagtgggggtggttggctgtgggttctgctcctgatgtgctttgtaggcggtcgGGTGAGGACTTTGGAggcctgtgtagctggtagcctcctgtgactggagtcctggggcgaccttctggtgatgtctgtgtgcctgttctagttgatggtggtgggggcttggatagTGCTGCCTTAcagtcctggggtgtgggccggggtgcttggggtggtgggtgccggccctcggtcggttggctggtcttccctgtgtggttcgggggctggggtctggggcccgggccctggggccgtgccggctcccAGTGGGTAtcccctggcgctgggggggtctctgctgtcccgggcgcgccaccaggtggggtgggttgacctgGCCTGcatcgggatgtccggtctgcgcttttgggACCCTGGGGTGCCTAcattgcgggggggggggggggggggggggggttggtgaGGACAGGGCACcatatttccaactcaggccagtatgtcctgtcgcttgtcTGTGTCTATTGTcgagtgaatgggcgtctagtgtGAGCGGGCTACCCTCTGCGATGGGGAcggtggcaccagtctcaggtgctgcagtgctccgggatgctgtcaccacggccccgggctcacctcccccgccctgtgctggggtgtgggaggttggggtgcctattgagccagtggacagctggctctcttcttccaggttgcttttatttttttatttttttttccttcctagtcataccccccacacacacacacacacgcacacacacacacacatagggtGTAGGGTGGAGAGGCCACGTGCAGAGCTGCACGgccacttgcctctcctttttaattgcactatagtcattataattcacaacacatacacacatactactcgatacacataggacctttggggcaggcatgttacccagaggttgatgagatggggccgctgaggtggccccattcagatcctcattactgtctgtccccaaattttatttgcactttagacatggagggttttggggggcagtgtgggcgaccagcagttggtgcttgtggcacaaccgccccctcaattttaactgcaccctatacacctcattcattcacaaacataaacacatacatttacaagttgggcggggggagggggcgtgggtcatctcacaccccgatttcttacacctcgcccagggtgggggtcgggtggttccttggagaccgggctggtggcgtcttggggtcactgttggccctggggtggtttccacttgccccatcttcagagggtgggtagctatggatgaatgtgtgtctttgtatttgtcacagtcttcgtgagtatgggtgggtgagtggatgTGAACATATGGtatatctatgtttatatgtgtgtgggtgagtgcgtatgtgcatgtatgtgtatttgtgcataaatgtgtacatgggtgtgcttgcgggtgtgcatgtatgtatgtattgtatgtttggctggacctgggtctgggcctgtgccttgcctcctggccgctccttgctggttgcctcctcccccctgccccccttgggtgtgggtacctccgggttcctgggtggggctggatgttctgacgtgggtggtgacctgctcccctgggggctgcggcgtggggctgcattggcttcttcggggtgtgtgtgtgtgtgtgtgtgtgtgggggggggggctctgtgggggctcgggcagTCCTCGAGTGCCGGGGCCctggggctggccgctgggggggggctggcttctcgttgcctcggattctctggtgcccttgctccttgactgGGCGGAATCCGTCTGAGACCTCCCTtaccgtctgctggggtgggtatacagttgtctttggaatgagtggccgcgggtcatcgtaggtcttgatgggctgctggtggcctgggcttcctggggctctctttgcctgcctctagcttctgatgggcagagctgcggcgttctgccctcattggtaagtacatttcataatacaaaatggttggtttgtgtaaccaagcaatttttgttttccccagacaatttttaattttgcaagtattgtcagtatcttttatgtttaacaagtgattaattatttggtttatttacttgtgctctttcctatttttttctctctattctcttttttcccctctctctttctctctctctttctctctcccctttccttttcttcttttctttttcctaagcctgtcagctctggcaaaatGTGTCACACAGTAtgctaaaaataactcaaataaaataaagggtcacacactaacaagagaagcctatagagaacctatagagctcaccttgaaatagcaaatatgtttggcacaacagcacattcagatcacagttctgtttgcaagatctgccagacatgacaggataaaaaaaggaaaaaaaaataataataatatcagtCCAGAAATAGTGAACTGACTTTTTAAGCATTAATCACTGCTTCGATGTAATTTGGTAAGCGTTGCTATAAAGTATTTTTGGCGGTATTCCTTGTTTTACGCAAAGGATCTGAGTGACAAGGTGTCCCCTTTTAATCCCTTTGGAACACCCTCATTTTAAATGGCTCTGTGTTATGAAACTCAGTTAATGTGAGTCTCACAAAAACGCATCTTAAAAAAGTGATGTGCTGATCTATGGATGTATCATATCGAAATTTGATTATCAGATCTGCGGTTAAAATAACAcaagaaaaagtaaacaaagactATTACAGAAGGCCGTAACAACAGGTTGTTCACTGAAGtttaatttgtgtttattttttaaattggacaTATACTTTTGGACCATGTCTCCTAAAGTTTCCCACTATATCCCAAACAAGCATCCTTTTCCCCGCCTCTAATTTGTTGGGATCTATTACCTTAACATACCCTCAGATGTTTGTCAAGATTTTACATAACTAAACAGAATTAACTCAGAGGAAGCTGATTGTTGTTTGATTCCGGATGAATATTcactggatctttttttttttgcgcggTTGGACACAGTACGGATTGTCCTGCTTGCGATACCGTAGACCTGAAATGGTGTCCTAGCAACCGAGACACATCCAGAAGTCGGTTTGTGGCTTAAACGAACGAATAACCGCAGTCTGGCctttaaaaacagtttcaaATTCAGGTTACTCATAAACTTTATAAGCCGCAGTTATTAATATTGACCGGATTAGTGCCAAACAGTTAAATGTTACAGGTGTTTGTCTAATTTAATGCTGGGAAGCGAGAGGAGATGGACGAAGCGTCACCTCCTCGTATTTATGTGGAAAGAACACTGGCCATTATTAAACCAGATGCCATTGACAAAGCTGAGGAGATAGAGAATATTATCCTCAAGTCGGGCTTTACCATTCTGCAGGTATGTTGAAGTTTCTTAAGTCTGTAAATTACAAGATGTGAGCTGTGAAGAGCACAATGTTGTGTCAAGGATAAAGGAAGAAGtatttcaactattttttttattatgtgatGTTGCTACAACAAATTTGATATCGTCTGATGCAGTGTCAGTGCCTTGTTTGTGAGTAATTACATTATTTACATCCAGTACAGATGTGAGGCGCAAAAGCGAAATCATAATTTGTCCACTAGAGGGCGATGACGATATCACTATTTTTTGCGATCTGTGATGGTACTAGATAATACACACACCGGCAACTTTATTGCTAGTAAagtttgacccccccccccttttgccaccagaactgctttaattcctCATGTCAGAGATTTAGCAAGATgcaggaaacattcctcagtgaTTTTAGTCCATTTAGATAcgacagcatcacacacacagcatccatgatgtgaatctcccgtttccaccacatcccaaaggtgctctgttggattgagctctgatgactgtggaggccatttgagtgcagtgaattcactgtcatgttcaagaaacaagTTTGGGATTTGCAACATGGCATGTTGAACACAGGTAGCCTGcactgtggtcacaaagggatggacatggtcagtaacaatactcaggtaggctgtggggtttaaaTCATGCTCAGTTGGTGCTAAGATGCCCAGAGTAAACCAAGAAAATATTCTCCACTCCATCACACCACCAGCACCAGCCTGAGCCACTGATAGACGGgcggatggatccatgctttcagcTTGTTTAGCTACACCAAAGTCTGATCGTACCAtgtaaatgtcacagcagaaatcaagactcatcataCCAAACTGTTGGTttggtcatcttgaccatgtctacatacctaaatACACTAAGTTTCTGCCATGGGATTGGCTGAAtagatatttacattaatgagcagttgaagaGGGTACCTATTAAAGTGACTGTGAATGTATGTGACAAGACAGACCACAAACTATAAAATGAGCTTCAAGCTTGCAGTGTCACTCAGGTACA
The sequence above is a segment of the Archocentrus centrarchus isolate MPI-CPG fArcCen1 chromosome 10, fArcCen1, whole genome shotgun sequence genome. Coding sequences within it:
- the rack1 gene encoding small ribosomal subunit protein RACK1; its protein translation is MTEQMTVRGTLKGHSGWVTQIATTPQYPDMILSASRDKSIIMWKLTRDETNYGIPQRSLKGHSHFVSDVVISSDGQFALSGAWDGTLRLWDLTTGLTTRRFVGHTKDVLSVAFSADNRQIVSGSRDKTIKLWNTLGVCKYTIQDEGHTEWVSCVRFSPNSSNPIIVSCGWDKMVKVWNLANCKLKTNHIGHTGYLNTVTVSPDGSLCASGGKDGQAMLWDLNEGKHLYTLDSGDVINALCFSPNRYWLCAATGPSIKIWDLEGKIIVDELRQEVISTNSKAEPPQCTSLAWSADGQTLFAGYTDNLIRVWQVTIGTR